The proteins below come from a single Agrobacterium vitis genomic window:
- a CDS encoding winged helix-turn-helix transcriptional regulator has translation METLENNLENCPIRDVLHRVSDRWSMLIALHLEGGTLRFSELKRCIPDISQRMLSQTLRRLELDGLVERRVYPVVPQRVEYDLTPLGRSLLVPFHLMKNWAEANHATIRKSRSLGLDR, from the coding sequence ATGGAAACTCTGGAAAACAACCTGGAAAATTGCCCCATACGCGATGTGCTTCACCGCGTCTCCGACCGCTGGAGCATGCTGATCGCTCTGCACCTCGAAGGGGGAACGCTGCGGTTTTCAGAGCTGAAGCGATGCATCCCCGATATTTCGCAGCGGATGCTGTCGCAGACGCTTCGGCGACTGGAGCTGGATGGCCTTGTCGAACGCCGGGTCTATCCGGTTGTCCCGCAGCGGGTGGAATATGATCTCACTCCGCTTGGGCGTTCCTTGTTGGTACCGTTTCATCTGATGAAAAATTGGGCCGAGGCCAATCATGCAACGATCCGCAAATCCAGATCGTTGGGGCTTGATCGTTAA
- a CDS encoding ester cyclase, translating into MSEHKKAIVRKLIEEVQVGGNYAVFDALMHPDFIDHTPTPGFAPDRDSVRAFYRAFHASFSEPVCEIDFQTAEGDLVTTRKVYSVIHTGAFNGIPPTGRRITFDVIDVLKVEGEFITAHWGILNLMKIVAQIS; encoded by the coding sequence ATGAGCGAGCATAAAAAGGCGATCGTCAGAAAACTCATCGAAGAGGTTCAAGTCGGCGGCAATTACGCCGTCTTCGATGCCCTGATGCATCCTGATTTCATCGACCACACGCCCACGCCCGGCTTCGCACCGGATCGCGACAGCGTGCGGGCATTCTACCGTGCCTTCCACGCCTCCTTCTCCGAACCGGTCTGCGAGATCGATTTTCAGACCGCCGAAGGCGACCTCGTCACCACCCGCAAGGTCTATTCCGTTATCCACACTGGCGCCTTTAACGGCATTCCACCAACCGGACGGCGCATAACATTCGACGTTATCGATGTGCTGAAGGTCGAAGGAGAGTTCATTACCGCGCATTGGGGCATTCTGAACCTCATGAAGATCGTCGCGCAGATAAGCTGA
- a CDS encoding nitroreductase family protein, whose protein sequence is MDVKTVSRTADHPIEDFFVDRWSPRAFTEETISEQDLLGVLEAARWAPSGLNAQPWRFIYSFRGESQFDGVIAALWEGNRVWAQHAAALIVITTKTTLVPPGSDAEVPNPGHAFDAGTAWGYLALQAHLKGWSTHAMGGIDPVKTAEAVNMPEGYAMQVVIAIGRRASADQLPEALRGRETPSPRRPVDTSAFHGTFPL, encoded by the coding sequence ATGGATGTAAAGACAGTCTCCCGCACAGCGGATCACCCAATCGAAGATTTCTTCGTGGATCGCTGGTCTCCCCGCGCCTTCACCGAAGAGACGATTTCCGAACAGGATCTGCTTGGCGTGCTGGAGGCGGCGCGCTGGGCACCCTCGGGCCTGAACGCCCAGCCCTGGCGCTTTATTTACAGCTTTCGCGGAGAATCCCAATTTGATGGAGTCATCGCGGCGCTCTGGGAAGGAAACCGGGTCTGGGCGCAACATGCGGCGGCGCTGATCGTCATCACCACAAAGACAACACTCGTTCCGCCGGGCAGCGATGCGGAGGTCCCCAATCCCGGCCACGCCTTCGATGCGGGAACAGCCTGGGGCTATCTCGCGCTACAAGCCCATCTGAAGGGCTGGTCCACTCATGCCATGGGCGGCATTGACCCGGTAAAGACCGCCGAAGCGGTCAATATGCCCGAGGGATATGCCATGCAGGTGGTCATTGCGATCGGAAGACGCGCAAGCGCCGACCAGCTTCCAGAGGCGCTGCGTGGACGTGAAACACCAAGCCCGCGCCGCCCTGTCGACACCTCCGCTTTCCACGGCACATTTCCCCTTTGA
- a CDS encoding aminotransferase class V-fold PLP-dependent enzyme produces MNEIVKLISKHNDVRTGAINLIVSENRMSPAALAALSSDLASRYAAPFYAGTDISQEIVAITEQKAKKLFNAEYVNISPISGSASLMAVVFALTSPGDKVGRVPPFFPGGGYPFNYEVFDRVSLPLPFDDEEWQLDLEATLELLEREKPKLVILGASIFTVPMPVREVADLVHSYGGIVAYDGSHSLGLIVGKQYQDPLNEGADILFGSTHKTFPGPQGGIIVTNSKELNDRIDIVSNFTPLNGPTMICNPHLARIASLGIVIDEVPWERYAEQVVKNSRAFANTLQAKGYEMRGQSTKKFSELSYCHQVLPKLDRQMGQGYRDKLKQHNIHVDGFMRVGTAEITRLGYVEADCTRISEIMAEIVSSNQDVIPSLRHEVVEMNANHQHIVM; encoded by the coding sequence ATGAATGAAATTGTAAAACTTATTAGCAAGCATAATGATGTGAGAACGGGTGCTATCAACCTGATCGTCAGTGAAAACCGTATGTCTCCGGCCGCGTTGGCGGCCCTGAGTTCCGACCTTGCGTCCCGCTATGCGGCGCCATTTTATGCCGGTACTGATATTTCCCAGGAAATCGTCGCGATCACCGAGCAGAAGGCCAAAAAACTTTTCAACGCCGAGTATGTGAATATTTCCCCGATTTCCGGCAGTGCGAGCCTGATGGCCGTTGTGTTCGCGCTGACCTCACCGGGCGACAAGGTCGGGCGTGTCCCGCCTTTCTTTCCAGGTGGCGGATATCCCTTCAATTACGAAGTGTTTGACCGGGTTTCCTTGCCGCTTCCGTTCGATGACGAAGAGTGGCAGCTCGATCTCGAAGCCACTCTGGAGCTGCTGGAACGGGAAAAGCCGAAGCTGGTCATTCTTGGCGCGTCGATCTTCACCGTTCCCATGCCTGTGCGCGAAGTGGCCGATCTTGTGCATAGCTATGGCGGCATCGTCGCCTATGATGGCTCCCATAGTCTGGGCCTGATCGTTGGCAAGCAGTATCAGGACCCGCTCAACGAGGGCGCCGATATTCTGTTTGGCTCGACCCACAAGACATTCCCCGGTCCGCAGGGCGGCATTATCGTTACCAACAGCAAGGAATTGAACGATCGCATCGACATCGTCTCCAATTTCACGCCGTTGAACGGGCCGACGATGATCTGCAATCCGCATCTGGCGCGCATTGCCTCGCTGGGCATCGTCATCGATGAAGTGCCGTGGGAGCGTTATGCCGAGCAGGTGGTGAAGAATTCGCGCGCCTTCGCCAACACGCTGCAAGCCAAGGGCTATGAGATGCGGGGCCAATCCACCAAGAAATTCTCTGAATTATCCTATTGCCACCAGGTGCTGCCCAAGCTCGATCGGCAGATGGGGCAGGGATATCGCGATAAGCTGAAGCAGCATAACATTCATGTGGATGGCTTCATGCGGGTCGGCACGGCGGAAATCACCCGTCTTGGCTATGTCGAAGCCGATTGCACGCGCATTTCGGAAATCATGGCGGAGATCGTCTCCAGCAATCAGGATGTCATTCCCTCTCTTCGCCATGAAGTCGTCGAGATGAATGCCAACCACCAGCACATTGTCATGTGA